One part of the Sphingopyxis sp. PAMC25046 genome encodes these proteins:
- a CDS encoding SDR family oxidoreductase, with translation MYLDKLRLDGRTAFVTGGAQGIGLATAEALAEAGAKVTIADRDPAALDRAVADLSAKGHTIFAAELDVTHSAAVGAAADAMLAREGRIDILVNNAGIARSETAAEDVADEHWLNVIDVNLNGSFWCARAFGRHMLAAGQGSIVNVGSMSGFIVNRPQPQSYYNASKAAVHQLTKSLAAEWAGRGVRVNAVAPTYIATPLNAFADKQGEMYRRWVDGTPQARLGEPEEVAAVILFLASDMASLMTGSIVLADGGYSCW, from the coding sequence ATGTATCTCGACAAGCTGCGCCTCGACGGGCGCACCGCCTTCGTAACGGGCGGCGCGCAGGGTATCGGCCTCGCGACCGCGGAGGCGCTCGCCGAAGCGGGTGCGAAGGTGACGATTGCCGACAGGGATCCGGCGGCGCTCGACCGCGCGGTCGCTGACCTGTCCGCGAAGGGACATACCATCTTCGCCGCTGAACTCGACGTCACACACAGCGCGGCGGTCGGCGCCGCCGCCGATGCCATGTTGGCGCGCGAGGGCCGCATCGATATCCTGGTCAATAATGCCGGTATCGCGCGCAGCGAGACCGCGGCCGAGGATGTCGCCGACGAGCATTGGCTGAATGTCATCGACGTCAATCTCAACGGCAGCTTCTGGTGCGCGCGGGCATTCGGGCGGCATATGCTCGCGGCAGGGCAGGGAAGTATCGTCAACGTCGGGTCGATGTCGGGCTTCATCGTCAACCGGCCGCAGCCGCAAAGCTATTACAACGCATCCAAGGCCGCGGTGCATCAACTGACAAAGAGCCTCGCCGCCGAATGGGCGGGGCGTGGCGTACGGGTCAATGCGGTCGCGCCGACCTATATCGCGACGCCGCTCAACGCCTTTGCCGACAAACAGGGCGAGATGTACCGCCGCTGGGTCGACGGCACGCCACAGGCGCGGCTCGGTGAGCCCGAAGAGGTCGCGGCGGTGATCCTGTTCCTCGCGTCGGACATGGCGAGCCTGATGACGGGGAGCATCGTGCTGGCCGATGGCGGATATAGCTGCTGGTAA